From a single Ignavibacteria bacterium genomic region:
- a CDS encoding damage-inducible protein DinB — MKEYFIKLFRYNEWANNQVLESFIQLADNQDEVVRLFSHIISAQKIWLDRVQNNKTIYEVWDNFSVEGCIKISKESSSDWLKFLENLPEEGFSEKISYVNSKGEAYQNTIEDIMAHVINHSTYHRAQIAMLLRKAEAVPPVTDYVFYRR; from the coding sequence ATGAAGGAATATTTTATTAAACTCTTCAGATATAACGAATGGGCAAATAACCAGGTGCTTGAGTCCTTTATTCAGCTGGCGGATAACCAGGACGAGGTAGTACGGCTTTTCAGCCATATTATTTCCGCCCAGAAAATCTGGCTCGACAGGGTTCAGAATAATAAGACTATCTACGAGGTCTGGGACAACTTTTCTGTTGAGGGGTGCATAAAGATATCTAAGGAAAGCTCTTCGGATTGGCTTAAATTCCTGGAGAATCTTCCGGAAGAAGGCTTCTCTGAAAAGATTTCCTATGTGAATTCCAAAGGGGAAGCTTACCAGAATACGATTGAGGACATAATGGCCCACGTCATTAACCACTCCACCTACCACCGTGCCCAGATTGCAATGCTGCTTAGGAAAGCTGAGGCCGTTCCGCCGGTTACGGATTATGTGTTTTATAGAAGATGA
- a CDS encoding CHRD domain-containing protein, whose product MKKYVLFSMLFLLVFLSQAVIAQVHFTARLTGSQEVPADTSKASGTAAFTLTDSGLTYIIAVDSISNITDAHFHFGAPGDTGRALISILPTFRGNVAYGVWKSNDTVPLTEEIINALLSGKIYVNVHSENHPNGEIRGQVLVTSGTSLSTILSGDQEVPAVTSVGAGTGTFLLTDAGLVYSITVNQLSDPTEAHFHLGALGLSGEVVKPLSISSNRIVGIWSRTDATAPLTDRLITALLTDSLYVNVHTKAHTEGEIRGQIHLEGGIGFYANMTGAQEVPPVNSTAKATGYFVLTHKGLVFNITVNSKDSIIAAQFYRAPAGMIGGVVRTLNELKGSQAAGIWKFDDPEPLSNDILAELMKGNIYINLMTDKNRAGEIRGQLTMVNGTLFTANLSSSQVHTAAPQNTKGIGTASFYFTDEGLAFNITLANSDTLKSAHLHTGKLGKNGDIVRSIKEFVRYTANGVWKYTDSLQALTPDLISRLFKGEVYLNVRTKVDTLGAIRGQLLLANGTNFRASLTGSQEVPKVATNAKATGSFTLTNEGLTYKITADSIVISGAHFHMGEPGVPGNVVKDIITDFVGNTATGIWKTTGNQALTPDLITALMTGKLYFSIHSPGRPMGEIRGQIQLNGGWGFSAHMNGVQEVPPVTTTARGNASMTLTPAGLVLDATLTGLEPAGLGIYRGPLGQNGNVIHNVNSNFQTKTVSDVWLTTGQDSLDFDNIAALLTEGLYLNASTALNPSGEIRGQIVKLVKDAVMSAGNKTYRPEKFALEQNYPNPFNPSTSIRFTLPASGFVNLTIYNMLGQRVQMLMNQQMNAGNYEVKFDASALPSGMYIYRLSAGENVSVRKMMLLK is encoded by the coding sequence ATGAAGAAGTACGTGTTATTCAGCATGTTATTTCTGCTTGTTTTTCTTTCACAAGCAGTCATAGCTCAGGTTCATTTTACAGCCAGGCTTACCGGCTCGCAGGAAGTCCCGGCCGATACGTCCAAGGCATCAGGAACAGCGGCATTCACGCTCACAGACTCAGGTCTGACCTATATAATTGCAGTGGACAGCATCTCAAATATTACAGATGCTCATTTCCATTTCGGTGCACCGGGCGATACGGGCCGGGCACTCATATCAATTCTTCCCACCTTCAGGGGAAACGTTGCCTACGGCGTCTGGAAATCAAATGATACAGTTCCACTGACTGAGGAAATTATCAATGCCCTGCTGTCCGGGAAAATTTATGTCAACGTACATTCCGAAAATCACCCCAATGGGGAGATAAGAGGACAGGTACTGGTGACTTCCGGAACAAGCCTCAGCACAATCCTCTCAGGCGACCAGGAAGTACCAGCCGTAACATCAGTAGGAGCGGGCACAGGAACATTCCTTTTAACTGATGCCGGACTCGTATATTCAATTACTGTAAACCAGCTGAGTGACCCCACCGAGGCACACTTCCACCTGGGAGCGCTGGGCTTAAGCGGCGAAGTGGTAAAACCGCTCTCAATTTCAAGCAACAGGATTGTCGGCATCTGGTCCAGAACTGACGCTACGGCGCCCCTTACTGATAGATTGATAACCGCTCTTCTTACAGACAGCCTTTATGTAAACGTCCACACAAAAGCCCATACCGAAGGGGAAATCAGGGGACAGATTCACCTTGAGGGAGGCATCGGCTTCTATGCAAATATGACCGGTGCGCAGGAAGTACCCCCTGTGAATTCAACGGCAAAGGCAACCGGATATTTTGTCCTTACACACAAGGGACTCGTTTTCAATATTACGGTAAACTCAAAGGACTCCATTATTGCCGCACAGTTCTACAGGGCGCCGGCAGGAATGATTGGAGGAGTTGTAAGAACGCTAAATGAATTAAAAGGAAGCCAGGCCGCGGGCATCTGGAAATTTGACGATCCCGAACCTCTTTCAAACGATATACTTGCCGAGCTGATGAAAGGCAACATCTATATCAATTTGATGACCGATAAAAACCGCGCCGGGGAAATCAGAGGCCAGCTTACAATGGTTAACGGAACCCTGTTTACGGCAAACCTTTCTTCTTCCCAGGTACACACGGCAGCCCCGCAGAATACTAAGGGAATAGGTACCGCCAGCTTTTATTTTACCGATGAAGGACTCGCTTTTAATATAACGCTTGCAAATTCAGACACCCTGAAATCAGCTCACCTCCACACCGGAAAATTAGGTAAGAACGGGGACATAGTAAGAAGCATAAAAGAATTCGTGCGCTATACCGCAAACGGCGTATGGAAATACACCGATTCGCTCCAGGCCCTTACACCCGACCTGATCAGCCGCCTTTTTAAGGGCGAGGTTTATCTGAACGTGCGCACAAAAGTTGATACTCTTGGCGCCATCAGGGGCCAGCTCCTTTTAGCTAACGGAACTAACTTCAGGGCAAGCCTTACAGGAAGCCAGGAAGTGCCTAAAGTTGCTACAAACGCCAAGGCTACTGGAAGCTTCACGCTTACAAATGAAGGACTGACTTATAAGATCACGGCCGACAGCATTGTCATCTCCGGCGCGCACTTCCACATGGGAGAGCCCGGAGTTCCGGGCAATGTGGTAAAAGACATTATAACCGACTTTGTGGGCAATACTGCTACAGGCATCTGGAAGACTACAGGCAACCAGGCCTTGACTCCCGATTTAATTACAGCCTTAATGACGGGTAAACTCTACTTCTCAATTCATTCACCCGGCCGCCCGATGGGAGAAATAAGAGGACAGATACAGCTTAACGGCGGATGGGGCTTCAGCGCCCATATGAACGGCGTACAGGAAGTCCCGCCTGTAACAACAACTGCCCGCGGCAACGCTTCCATGACACTTACACCTGCAGGCCTGGTGCTCGATGCAACACTGACGGGTCTTGAACCGGCAGGACTTGGCATCTACAGGGGTCCGCTGGGACAGAATGGAAATGTTATTCATAACGTTAACTCCAATTTCCAGACCAAAACCGTCTCAGATGTATGGCTTACAACGGGACAGGATTCTCTGGACTTTGATAACATTGCCGCTCTCTTAACCGAAGGCCTTTATTTGAATGCCTCCACAGCCCTGAACCCAAGCGGCGAGATCAGAGGCCAGATTGTAAAACTGGTTAAAGACGCGGTAATGTCGGCTGGAAATAAAACCTACAGGCCTGAAAAGTTCGCTCTTGAGCAGAACTATCCGAATCCTTTCAACCCTTCAACTTCAATCAGGTTTACACTGCCGGCATCGGGATTTGTAAACCTTACAATTTATAATATGCTTGGACAAAGGGTTCAGATGCTCATGAATCAGCAGATGAATGCAGGAAACTACGAAGTGAAATTTGACGCATCGGCTCTTCCAAGCGGAATGTATATCTACAGGCTGAGTGCCGGAGAAAACGTTTCAGTCAGGAAAATGATGCTGCTCAAGTAG
- a CDS encoding phosphatase PAP2 family protein: MRTRILCLIAAILFIPLSSYPLTLSAGDFFNISDSLLVNGGDKTETGVAGLRSDSISGNFNIKENPSGEEKLSEGKPQDYLPKWYEMISNIPGDYVRYYRTELTEENLPLYAGIFTLTAQLILADDITWQGSHGIYKSSTFAKNWSDIFTEIGDGRTQFALAAGFAAYGFIGGNNRALRTASQIVEAVLASGAVVQVLKHLTGRQSPYVSSQPGGVWRFFPNQILYHKHVPEYDAYPSGHIATSMAAFVVIAENYPEYKWIKPASYSLAALICIGMANKGIHWYSDYPLGIALGYAFGKMIAHPELTPRKETMEKKKKVEVSLMPYVTPAANGLSLGVSF, from the coding sequence ATGAGAACAAGAATTTTATGCCTGATTGCAGCAATACTGTTTATACCGCTTTCATCTTATCCCCTGACATTATCGGCGGGGGATTTTTTCAATATATCAGACAGCCTGCTAGTAAATGGAGGAGATAAAACTGAAACGGGAGTGGCCGGCTTAAGGTCTGATTCAATTTCCGGCAATTTCAATATAAAAGAAAATCCTTCAGGTGAAGAAAAGCTTTCTGAAGGGAAGCCTCAGGATTATCTGCCCAAATGGTATGAAATGATATCAAACATTCCGGGCGATTACGTGAGGTATTACAGGACTGAGCTTACCGAGGAAAACCTTCCCCTTTATGCCGGAATATTTACTCTTACGGCACAGCTTATACTAGCCGATGACATTACCTGGCAGGGGTCTCACGGGATTTATAAGAGCAGTACATTTGCCAAAAACTGGAGCGACATATTTACCGAGATCGGCGACGGCAGAACACAGTTTGCGCTTGCGGCCGGTTTTGCGGCCTACGGCTTTATCGGCGGGAATAACCGCGCCCTTAGAACCGCAAGCCAGATAGTTGAAGCTGTGCTTGCCTCAGGCGCCGTTGTACAGGTGCTGAAGCACCTGACCGGAAGGCAAAGTCCTTATGTTTCCTCTCAGCCCGGGGGGGTGTGGCGGTTTTTCCCCAACCAGATTTTATATCATAAGCACGTGCCTGAATATGATGCTTATCCTTCCGGGCACATTGCAACCTCAATGGCTGCATTTGTGGTAATTGCAGAAAATTATCCTGAATATAAATGGATCAAGCCCGCAAGCTATTCACTGGCCGCTCTGATATGCATAGGCATGGCCAATAAGGGAATCCACTGGTACAGCGATTACCCCCTTGGAATTGCACTGGGATACGCCTTCGGAAAGATGATTGCTCATCCTGAACTGACACCCCGCAAAGAAACGATGGAGAAAAAGAAAAAAGTTGAAGTAAGCCTGATGCCTTACGTAACTCCTGCTGCAAACGGGCTGAGCCTGGGCGTGTCATTCTAA
- a CDS encoding phosphatase PAP2 family protein: MAARGDSLVTEKRVQLIVPREADTIQAIPWHQMITRIPEDYSLFFKTTFSSKALPVVAGLAALTGILMTVDEPLGSWSHSLVHKSEGYNRFSRLMVEFGDGRYHFLFAGALSIYGISAGDSRALSTASNIAEGIIASGIVVQVLKRITGRQSPEASGNDAGEWRLLPNPQKYQRNQPKYYAFPSGHITTASLTVTVLANNYPEIKWIRPVGYALVGGLGIGLMSKGMHWISDLPLGILLGYTFGNIVAPEKRSSPGEATKGGLSVLPLFSPDSYSLMFAYRF; this comes from the coding sequence ATGGCAGCAAGAGGTGATTCCCTCGTGACAGAAAAAAGGGTCCAGTTAATTGTTCCCCGGGAGGCTGATACCATTCAGGCCATACCCTGGCATCAGATGATTACCCGTATTCCGGAGGATTACAGCTTATTTTTTAAGACTACTTTTTCCTCCAAAGCCCTTCCTGTTGTAGCAGGGCTTGCGGCCCTGACCGGTATACTTATGACAGTGGATGAACCTCTGGGTTCCTGGAGCCATTCGCTTGTCCACAAGTCGGAGGGCTACAATCGTTTTTCCAGGCTGATGGTGGAATTTGGCGACGGGAGGTATCATTTCCTCTTTGCCGGGGCACTTTCGATCTATGGAATTTCAGCAGGCGACTCAAGGGCCCTTTCCACGGCAAGCAATATAGCAGAAGGGATAATTGCAAGCGGCATTGTGGTTCAGGTGTTAAAAAGAATAACAGGCCGTCAGAGCCCCGAGGCATCAGGAAACGATGCGGGCGAATGGCGCCTGCTTCCAAATCCGCAAAAGTACCAGAGGAATCAGCCGAAATATTACGCGTTCCCCTCAGGCCACATAACAACTGCAAGCCTTACAGTTACAGTTCTTGCCAATAACTATCCTGAAATCAAATGGATCAGGCCCGTTGGGTATGCTCTTGTAGGAGGGCTGGGTATAGGGCTAATGTCAAAAGGGATGCACTGGATCAGCGACCTTCCGCTTGGGATCCTCCTTGGATATACTTTCGGCAATATAGTTGCGCCTGAAAAAAGGAGCAGCCCGGGGGAAGCCACAAAAGGGGGATTGTCGGTCCTCCCGCTGTTTTCCCCTGATTCATATTCTTTAATGTTTGCCTACAGGTTTTAG
- a CDS encoding TetR/AcrR family transcriptional regulator, giving the protein MEDISKLGRKERERLQRKQEILKSAAKLFAEKGFSNATLEDIATSSEFGIGTIYNYFQNKEEIFRSIIETILNSNLEIVSETDRTTTGLIEFLKSYTRSTFKNFIDNKDELLLLVSYFTGIGEKPVHLSQDCFKDKNCQIDEVFRKRIREGIENREIRDLNPEYFYYFYHTLIFPYVVTQLKKKRLDHSNVDEHLNFVLDILFNGILNKQIDRERS; this is encoded by the coding sequence ATGGAAGATATCAGTAAATTGGGCAGAAAAGAAAGAGAACGCCTGCAAAGAAAGCAGGAAATACTCAAATCTGCCGCAAAACTCTTTGCCGAGAAGGGATTTTCAAATGCTACACTGGAAGATATAGCTACAAGTTCTGAGTTCGGGATCGGTACGATCTACAACTATTTTCAGAATAAAGAGGAGATCTTCAGGAGTATTATAGAAACCATTCTCAATTCTAACCTGGAGATTGTAAGTGAAACGGACCGCACCACTACCGGGCTCATTGAATTTTTGAAGTCATACACCAGAAGCACATTTAAAAACTTTATTGATAACAAAGATGAACTGCTTCTGCTTGTAAGTTACTTTACCGGCATCGGGGAAAAACCGGTTCACCTCAGCCAGGATTGTTTTAAGGACAAGAATTGTCAGATTGACGAGGTATTCAGGAAAAGAATCCGTGAGGGAATTGAAAACAGGGAAATCAGGGATCTGAATCCCGAATACTTCTACTACTTTTATCATACGTTAATTTTCCCTTACGTCGTTACGCAGCTTAAAAAGAAAAGGCTGGATCATTCAAACGTTGATGAGCACTTAAATTTCGTACTGGACATTTTATTTAATGGAATCTTAAACAAGCAGATAGATCGTGAAAGGAGTTAA
- a CDS encoding TolC family protein — MKKSILLVLVLFAASLYAQTSSEGVLKISLGDAVNMALQKNKDILISRQDLDKSEAQISEAYGNALPQVNLSANYSRNIELPVLFLPAGVSFGAPKTDSPSGTAASEHPTALKLGSNNSYTAGITLNQVLFSAKVNTAIQIAKEYRNYTQYNTDATRENVVDSVKRAYYSVLLLQQVLEVSRQGLDLAKANYDNVSQLYKQGMASEFDYLRSGVQVSNTEPGVSKAENTLQLAKNGLKFLLGVDLKENIELTGALELDELPQGVIESESQTAVEKNSMIQALASQENILEKNIQIQRSDYFPTLAAFGSYQYQTQDNTFQFSNYNWAKNFTVGLQISYPIFNGLQTKYRTEQAVIDKEKLSITRSKLEEGIKIQVEAARLKMMEAKKRIDAQQKSVEQAERAVTIAEVRYKNGLGTQIELIDSQVALTNTKINKAQAVYDYLTARADWEKITSFGK, encoded by the coding sequence GTGAAAAAAAGCATATTGTTAGTTTTAGTATTGTTTGCAGCTAGTCTGTATGCCCAGACCTCTTCAGAAGGCGTTCTGAAGATATCACTGGGTGACGCAGTAAATATGGCTCTTCAGAAAAATAAAGATATACTCATTTCCAGGCAGGATCTGGATAAGTCGGAAGCCCAGATAAGCGAAGCATACGGTAATGCTCTGCCGCAGGTCAATCTGTCGGCCAATTATTCAAGGAATATTGAGCTCCCGGTGCTCTTTCTTCCGGCCGGCGTGTCATTTGGCGCGCCAAAGACTGATTCGCCGTCCGGCACGGCAGCTTCTGAACATCCTACAGCCTTAAAGCTTGGTTCAAATAACAGCTACACGGCAGGTATTACGTTGAACCAGGTCCTTTTCAGCGCAAAGGTTAATACTGCAATACAGATTGCAAAGGAGTATCGCAACTATACTCAATACAACACGGATGCAACCCGTGAAAATGTGGTTGATTCTGTAAAGAGAGCTTATTATAGTGTTCTATTGCTCCAGCAGGTGCTGGAAGTAAGCCGCCAGGGGCTTGATCTTGCAAAGGCTAACTATGATAACGTAAGCCAGCTTTACAAGCAGGGGATGGCAAGCGAGTTTGATTATCTTCGTTCAGGCGTTCAGGTATCAAATACGGAGCCCGGAGTAAGCAAGGCTGAAAACACGCTCCAGCTGGCAAAGAACGGACTCAAGTTCCTTCTGGGAGTGGATCTGAAGGAGAATATTGAGCTTACAGGCGCACTTGAACTGGATGAACTGCCGCAGGGTGTAATTGAAAGCGAGAGCCAGACGGCTGTTGAGAAGAACAGCATGATTCAGGCGCTTGCTTCACAGGAAAACATACTGGAGAAGAACATACAGATACAGAGATCTGATTATTTCCCTACTCTGGCAGCATTCGGTTCCTATCAGTACCAGACGCAGGATAACACATTCCAGTTCAGTAATTACAACTGGGCCAAAAATTTTACGGTTGGCCTTCAGATCAGTTATCCTATATTTAACGGTTTACAGACTAAATACAGGACAGAGCAGGCGGTTATAGACAAGGAAAAGCTTTCTATTACGCGTTCAAAGCTGGAAGAGGGAATTAAGATTCAGGTTGAGGCCGCGCGCCTTAAGATGATGGAAGCCAAGAAAAGAATTGATGCGCAGCAGAAAAGTGTGGAACAGGCTGAACGGGCAGTTACAATTGCAGAAGTCCGCTATAAAAACGGCCTTGGCACACAGATAGAGCTCATAGATTCACAGGTGGCGTTGACAAATACAAAGATCAATAAGGCTCAGGCGGTATATGATTATCTGACTGCACGCGCCGACTGGGAAAAAATAACAAGTTTTGGAAAATAA
- a CDS encoding efflux RND transporter periplasmic adaptor subunit has protein sequence MKRKFGFSGGTAVMLLLASSLALTSCGKKDAEAENRTAKKEKSDSVSVITARVETTSMSLTKTYTGTLEGDKQANIVSQLAERIVDIPVKVGDNVRAGQVIVKLDKGGLTSQYYQAQSNLQNVQKSLERTKSLFESGAIARQALDQAQTAFDIAKANFNAARNAVEITTPISGVVTSVKLNIGDFTSPGTPIVTVATISQLKLIMSVGEGDIPYVTAGKNVKIYSELNPDITAKGKITEISKSADLSTRTFQIKATFSNAKNAWFKPGMFAKADLDLSTQKAVNIIPREAVVYAEKGPQVFVISEGKAYSRNVKLGLQNDKYIEVVDGLKPGEAVARVGMNNLKDGMPVVVSTDTKLLSEN, from the coding sequence ATGAAAAGAAAGTTTGGATTTTCAGGAGGGACGGCAGTAATGCTGCTCTTAGCTTCTTCGCTGGCTTTGACAAGCTGCGGCAAGAAGGATGCAGAGGCGGAAAACAGGACTGCCAAAAAGGAAAAGTCGGACTCGGTTTCTGTAATTACGGCCAGGGTTGAAACAACCAGCATGTCATTAACCAAGACTTATACAGGTACTCTTGAAGGCGATAAACAGGCTAACATTGTGTCTCAGCTTGCCGAGAGGATTGTGGATATTCCGGTTAAAGTCGGGGATAACGTGAGGGCCGGGCAGGTTATAGTAAAGCTTGACAAGGGAGGCCTTACCTCGCAGTACTATCAGGCGCAGTCGAATCTGCAGAATGTGCAGAAAAGCCTGGAAAGGACAAAGTCGCTCTTTGAAAGCGGGGCTATTGCGCGCCAGGCTTTAGATCAGGCGCAGACAGCTTTTGATATAGCCAAAGCAAATTTTAACGCCGCAAGAAACGCCGTTGAGATAACCACTCCGATAAGCGGCGTTGTTACAAGTGTAAAGCTTAACATTGGCGACTTTACCTCACCCGGCACACCGATTGTAACGGTTGCCACAATAAGCCAGCTTAAGCTTATAATGAGTGTAGGCGAAGGAGACATTCCTTATGTGACGGCGGGTAAGAACGTTAAGATTTATTCCGAGCTGAATCCCGATATAACTGCAAAGGGGAAAATTACAGAAATATCGAAGAGTGCGGACCTCAGCACGCGTACTTTCCAGATCAAGGCCACGTTCTCAAATGCAAAGAACGCCTGGTTTAAGCCGGGCATGTTTGCCAAGGCCGACCTGGATCTTTCAACTCAGAAAGCTGTAAACATTATTCCAAGGGAAGCCGTCGTTTACGCTGAAAAAGGCCCGCAGGTCTTTGTTATTTCAGAAGGCAAGGCTTACTCAAGGAACGTTAAACTTGGCCTGCAGAATGACAAGTATATTGAAGTTGTTGACGGCTTAAAACCCGGTGAAGCAGTTGCACGCGTGGGCATGAATAACCTGAAAGACGGAATGCCTGTAGTTGTTTCTACGGACACGAAGCTGCTTTCAGAAAACTAA